In one window of Syngnathus typhle isolate RoL2023-S1 ecotype Sweden linkage group LG7, RoL_Styp_1.0, whole genome shotgun sequence DNA:
- the LOC133156538 gene encoding muscarinic acetylcholine receptor M4-like, with translation MANGSDGNSSSWPRLTLNTSSQSSAQLLVLTGVTVALSAVTVLGNSLVLLSVKVNRRLRTVNNYFLLSLATADLLVGAVSVNVYALYAACGSWPLGAALCDLWLVVDHSVSAAAVLNLLLISLDRFFCLTRPLSYPLRRTGKTAALMIALAWLLSFSLWTPAILCWQGAGAERLVPEAECYPRLLASPVITLGTTLPAFFLPGVAMVGLYSHVSAASRQRLSARRRPPREQVGTSAFSLRGEATGDRSSSGRFKLGRSGGACASAGPSEWTALSLRPSHSASDYSARTRRHRAASAALSSAASTRHRGAVRERRVTRTILTILLTFILTRAPHNAMALVAAFCHVRIPDVLWQAGLWLVYVNSAVDPACYALCSPTFRSTFRRLLRCRCPDPPV, from the coding sequence ATGGCAAACGGGTCAGACGGCAACTCCTCCAGCTGGCCCCGCCTCACGCTCAACACCTCCAGTCAGTCCTCTGCCCAGCTGCTGGTGCTCACCGGCGTGACGGTGGCGCTGAGCGCCGTCACTGTGCTGGGGAACTCGCTGGTCCTACTCTCCGTTAAGGTCAACCGCCGCCTGCGTACCGTCAACAACTACTTCTTGCTGAGCTTGGCGACCGCCGATCTGCTGGTGGGGGCGGTCTCCGTCAACGTGTACGCGCTTTACGCGGCGTGCGGCTCCTGGCCGCTGGGAGCCGCCCTCTGCGACCTCTGGCTGGTCGTGGACCACAGCGTGAGCGCCGCGGCCGTCTTGAACCTGCTGCTTATCAGTTTGGACCGCTTCTTCTGCCTAACCCGGCCGCTCAGCTACCCGCTGAGGCGCACGGGCAAGACGGCCGCCCTGATGATCGCTCTGGCCTGGCTGCTGTCTTTCTCCCTATGGACACCGGCCATCCTGTGCTGGCAGGGGGCCGGGGCCGAGCGCCTGGTACCCGAAGCGGAATGTTACCCGCGGTTGCTCGCGAGCCCTGTAATCACTCTCGGGACCACCCTGCCCGCCTTCTTCCTGCCCGGCGTCGCCATGGTGGGCCTGTACAGCCACGTATCTGCCGCAAGCCGCCAGCGTCTGAGCGCGCGTCGCCGGCCGCCGAGGGAACAGGTCGGCACATCTGCTTTTTCCCTCCGGGGCGAGGCTACCGGCGACCGCTCGTCCTCCGGCAGATTCAAACTTGGAAGGAGCGGAGGGGCGTGTGCGAGTGCAGGCCCGTCGGAGTGGACCGCCCTCTCGCTGCGCCCGTCTCACAGTGCGAGCGACTACTCGGCTCGAACCCGACGGCACCGGGCGGCCTCGGCGGCGTTGTCTTCGGCCGCCTCCACCCGGCATCGGGGCGCGGTCAGGGAGAGAAGGGTGACGCGCACCATACTCACCATTCTTCTCACTTTTATCCTCACCCGGGCCCCGCACAACGCCATGGCGCTGGTGGCCGCTTTCTGTCATGTACGTATCCCGGACGTCCTGTGGCAGGCGGGTCTCTGGCTGGTTTACGTCAACAGCGCTGTGGACCCCGCCTGCTATGCTCTGTGCAGCCCCACATTCAGGAGCACCTTTCGCCGCCTACTGCGATGTCGCTGCCCTGACCCGCCCGTCTGA
- the LOC133156494 gene encoding activating molecule in BECN1-regulated autophagy protein 1B-like, whose product MEKGPANPPRYRPAPPPNSVMSSSPRNSVRLLSRRERGWQTCSSQRLLHLLVEEKVCGMKWQSQKVELPDSPRSTFLLAFSPDRTLMASTHVNHNIYITEVKTGKCLHSLVGHRRTPWCVTFHPTIPGLVASGCLDGEVRIWDLHGGSESWFTDSNVAIASLAFHPTAQLLLIATNNELHFWDWSRPEPFAAVKTASDAERVRLVRFDPLGHNLLTAILNPSSNQQSEDDSEVPMDSVEQLPHPHFRQRSFLPQPVRRTPILHNFLHILSSRSPNAQSTSEQARPLADTTESPAAPLGHFVTTERGVSFLECTRFLGMACMCSHCSANRGPPGVSSEAPQTPPSSVASSAARTEPRPSAFTSLYYGGNGDPNSTSRPGPDWTRSLLSMREGGAGANVLPPRTSSSSSLGLLAALRQQDSSSHSPVYTSASDGRGFPQQGDGSGTSSGHHPFWDGSRGNPASFRNVLQCNLSRYFLEFERMQDLEPPPAGGQEPSQELLNNNVDSDRAGPSSSSPTIIHYQPPPPPPPSSTPQAPEPGGSRGHLNRCRACHNLLTFNHDSQRWERTNQTSSTSSSSSALQPTSALSSSPSPLPDGPVPSAGSSLDSQRRPVPTTAPAAAFPLPSSAEQTVGLVYNQDTAQWERVYRQAATRAPDPSEALSQEMPVDPSPVDEDYLRRRLLESSLMSLSRYDMTGSRDHPIYPDPARLSPAAYYAQRMIQYLSRRDSIRQRSPRYQQNRLRAMSSSSSDGPAGSVSGSVENPDVDFDELDDNSERARHRAPRNARMSAPSLGRFVPRRFHLPEYLPYAGIFHHERGQPGLATHSSVNRVLAGASIGDGQSAVASNIANTTYRLQWWDFTKFDLPEISNASANVLVPNCKIYNDASCDISADGQLLAVFIPSSQRGFPDEGILAVYSLAPHNLGEMLYTKRFGLNAISVSLSPLGCYVMVGLASRRILLHPTTDHMVAQVFRLQQPHGGETSIRKVFNVVYPMAPDQRRHVSINSARWLPDPGLGLAYGTNKGDLVICRPVFYRSDGESATESGAEPLFSVNNGSGGRTRGSDRPGPSRSGWRLDRDMGLMNAIGLQPRNPAPSVTSQGTQTPVVQLQNAETQTELSEPGAARLRAAADGLETQTAGASDGSHGGRALGEVPPNAGEVPEGGGSSEDALARIHRLIAERGMTAVVQREQSTTMASMGGFGNNIIVSHRIHRGSQTGARTGRTAVGPAAVAASSGAFLVGRATDPPERLAPPWGPRSAEGADDVFDGGSAEEDSLPGPSSSSPSRHSSFQGDPYSR is encoded by the exons ATGGAGAAAG gaCCAGCCAATCCCCCCCGGTAccgccccgccccccctcccaaCAGCGTGATGTCGTCCAGTCCCAGGAACTCGGTGCGCCTCCTGTCGCGGCGGGAGCGCGGTTGGCAGACGTGCAGCTCGCAGCGCCTCCTGCATTTGCTGGTGGAGGAGAAGGTGTGCGGGATGAAGTGGCAGAGCCAG AAAGTTGAGCTGCCTGACAGCCCCAGATCCACCTTCCTGTTGGCCTTCAGCCCTGACCG GACCCTTATGGCCTCCACGCACGTCAACCACAACATTTACATCACGGAAGTCAAGACCGGGAAGTGCCTCCATTCCCTGGTGGGCCACCGTAGGACCCCCTGGTGTGTGACCTTTCATCCCACCATTCCTGGCCTAGTGGCCTCCGGATGCCTTGACGGCGAAGTCCGCATCTGGGACTTGCAC GGCGGCAGCGAGAGCTGGTTCACAGACAGCAACGTGGCCATCGCCTCGCTGGCCTTCCACCCGACCGCTCAGCTCCTCCTCATCGCCACCAACAACGAGCTGCACTTTTGGGACTGGAGTCGACCGGAACCCTTCGCCGCCGTCAAGACTGCCAGCGACGCCGAGCGAGTGCG GTTGGTGCGGTTTGACCCGCTGGGGCACAACCTTTTGACGGCCATCTTGAACCCGTCGTCCAATCAGCAG agCGAGGACGATTCCGAGGTTCCCATGGACAGCGTGGAGCAGCTGCCGCACCCTCACTTCCGCCAGCGTTCCTTCTTGCCTCAGCCCGTTCGCCGCACGCCCATCCTGCACAACTTCCTGCACATCCTGTCGTCCCGCTCTCCCAACGCGCAGAGCACCAGCGAGCAGGCGCGGCCCCTGGCCGACACCACGGAATCGCCCGCCGCCCCCCTGGGCCACTTTGTCACCACGGAGCGCGGGGTGTCTTTCCTGGAATGCACCCGCTTCCTGGGCATGGCGTGCATGTGCAGTCACTGCTCGGCCAACCGCGGGCCGCCTGGCGTGTCGTCAGAAGCCCCCCAGACCCCGCCTTCTTCGGTCGCCTCCTCGGCAGCCCGCACGGAGCCACGCCCCTCAGCCTTCACCTCGCTCTACTACGGTGGCAACGGCGATCCCAACTCCACCTCCAGACCGGGACCGGACTGGACGCGCAGCTTGCTGAGTATGAGggagggcggcgccggcgccaaCGTGCTGCCGCCCAGGACCTCGTCGTCGTCTTCGCTCGGCCTCCTGGCGGCGTTGCGTCAGCAGGACAGCTCGTCCCACTCGCCGGTGTACACCTCGGCCAGCGACGGACGGGGCTTCCCCCAGCAAGGGGACGGCTCGGGCACCAGCAGCGGGCACCACCCCTTCTGGGACGGCTCCCGCGGCAACCCCGCCTCCTTTCGGAACGTGTTGCAGTGCAATCTGAGCCGCTACTTCCTGGAGTTTGAGCGCATGCAGGACCTGGAGCCTCCGCCGGCGGGTGGCCAGGAACCGAGCCAGGAGCTTCTCAATAACAACGTGGACTCGGACAGAGCCggcccttcctcctcctcccccaccatcATCCATTACCAGCCCCCGCCACCGcctcccccttcctccactCCCCAAGCCCCGGAGCCGGGGGGCTCTCGGGGGCACCTGAACCGCTGCCGCGCCTGTCACAACCTGCTGACCTTCAATCACGATTCTCAACGTTGGGAGCGCACCAACCagacctcctccacctcctcttcctcatccgcCCTGCAGCCCACTTCTGCCTTGTCCTCCTCGCCCTCTCCTTTGCCTGACGGTCCTGTCCCGAGCGCCGGGAGTTCTCTGGACAGCCAGCGACGGCCAGTGCCCACCACGGCGCCGGCGGCAGCTTTCCCTCTGCCGTCGTCTGCCGAGCAGACTGTGGGTTTGGTGTACAACCAGGACACGGCTCAGTGGGAGAGGGTGTACCGCCAGGCCGCCACCCGTGCCCCCGACCCCTCCGAGGCCTTAAGCCAGGAAATGCCTGTGGATCCCTCACCCGTGGACGAAGACTACCTCCGAAG GAGACTTCTAGAGTCTTCTCTCATGTCGCTGTCTCGCTACGACATGACCGGATCTCGGGACCACCCCATCTATCCCGACCCGGCCAG GCTGTCGCCCGCAGCGTACTACGCCCAGAGAATGATCCAGTATTTGTCCAGACGGGACAGTATCCGTCAGCGCTCTCCTCGCTACCAGCAGAACCGCCTGCGGGCCATGTCTTCGTCTTCATCCGATGGGCCGGCTGGAAGCGTGTCGGGCTCCGTGGAGAACCCCGACGTGGACTTTGACGAGTTGGA TGATAACAGCGAGCGAGCGCGGCACAGGGCGCCCCGGAACGCCAGGATGTCAGCGCCGTCATTGGGTCGCTTCGTGCCAAG GCGCTTCCATCTTCCCGAGTACCTGCCTTACGCCGGAATCTTCCACCACGAGAGAGGCCAGCCGGGCTTGGCCACGCACTCGTCCGTCAACAGGGTGCTCGCCG GCGCGTCCATCGGCGACGGCCAGTCTGCGGTGGCGAGCAACATCGCCAACACAACGTACCGCCTGCAGTGGTGGGACTTCACCAAGTTTGACCTGCCCGAGATCAGCAACG CCTCTGCCAATGTGCTGGTGCCAAACTGTAAGATTTACAACGACGCCAGTTGCGACATCTCGGCCGACGGTCAGCTGCTGGCTGTCTTCATTCCCAGCAGTCAGCGCGGGTTTCCCGATGAGGGAATCCTCGCAGTCTACTCCTTGGCGCCGCACAACCTCGGGGAGATGCTTTATACCAAAAGATTTG gTCTGAATGCTATTTCAGTTAGCTTATCACCACTGGGCTGCTATGTGATGGTGGGGCTGGCCTCTCGCAGGATCCTGCTACATCCCACCACTGACCACATGGTGGCGCAAGTCTTCCGCTTGCAGCAGCCGCACGGAGGAGAGACCTCCATCAGG AAGGTCTTCAACGTGGTCTATCCCATGGCGCCGGACCAGCGGCGTCACGTCAGCATCAACTCGGCTCGCTGGCTTCCCGATCCCGGGCTGGGTCTGGCGTACGGAACCAACAAAGGGGACCTGGTCATCTGCCGGCCCGT GTTCTACCGCAGCGACGGCGAAAGTGCCACCGAGTCCGGCGCCGAACCTTTGTTTTCCGTCAACAACGGCAGTGGCGGCCGGACACGAGGTTCCGACCGACCCGG GCCCAGTCGTTCGGGATGGAGGCTGGATCGAGACATGGGCCTGATGAACGCCATTGGTCTTCAGCCCAGAAACCCCGCCCCCTCCGTGACATCCCAAGGAACGCAGACGCCCGTTGTCCAGCTTCAAAACGCCGAGACCCAAACGGAGCTTTCTGAGCCCGGCGCCGCTCGCCTCCGAGCCG CGGCCGACGGCCTCGAGACCCAGACCGCGGGAGCTTCGGACGGGAGTCATGGCGGCCGTGCCTTAGGGGAGGTCCCGCCCAACGCAG GTGAGGTCCCGGAAGGTGGAGGTTCCAGCGAAGATGCTCTGGCTCGGATCCACCGCCTGATCGCTGAGCGCGGGATGACGGCCGTGGTGCAACGCGAGCAGAGCACCACCATGGCGTCCATGGGTGGATTCGGCAACAACATCATCGTCAGCCATCGGATCCATCGTGGCTCGCAGACTGGCGCCAGGACAGGCAGGACCGCTGTCGGACCCGCCGCCGTTGCCGCCTCTTCAGGGGCGTTTCTCGTCGGCCGGGCCACCGACCCGCCCGAGCGCCTCGCTCCCCCGTGGGGCCCTCGCTCCGCCGAAGGCGCCGACGATGTTTTTGACGGCGGCAGCGCGGAAGAGGACTCGCTGCCgggcccctcctcctcctccccctcccgtcacagcagtttccaggGTGACCCATACAGTAGGTAG